A stretch of Desulfobacter hydrogenophilus DNA encodes these proteins:
- a CDS encoding YcbK family protein, with protein MGLVIPSSVLAISSPPRPLRFYHTHTGERISIDYSSKTYTGSLRKKIEYFFRDFRTGEVHSIDPHLLDVLSTIQHSCGSRSCYEIISGYRSPKTNESLRKKSSGVAKQSYHMKGKALDIRLAGFDTKNLRNLAIKYNNGGVGFYPESDFIHIDTGNKRSW; from the coding sequence ATGGGGTTAGTTATCCCCTCATCGGTTTTGGCGATATCATCACCCCCCCGGCCGTTGCGTTTCTATCACACCCATACCGGCGAAAGGATCTCCATAGATTATTCTTCAAAAACCTATACCGGTTCGTTGCGTAAAAAAATTGAATATTTTTTCCGCGATTTTCGTACCGGTGAAGTTCATTCCATAGATCCCCACCTTCTTGATGTGCTTTCCACCATTCAGCATTCTTGCGGCAGTCGTTCCTGTTACGAGATTATTTCCGGATACAGGTCGCCCAAAACCAATGAGTCGTTGAGGAAAAAAAGCAGCGGCGTCGCAAAACAAAGTTACCACATGAAGGGGAAAGCCTTAGATATCAGGCTGGCGGGGTTCGATACAAAGAACCTTCGCAATTTAGCTATAAAATATAACAACGGTGGTGTCGGTTTCTATCCTGAATCGGATTTTATTCATATTGACACCGGTAATAAAAGAAGCTGGTAG